In a genomic window of Vulpes lagopus strain Blue_001 chromosome 13, ASM1834538v1, whole genome shotgun sequence:
- the TAC1 gene encoding protachykinin-1 isoform X3: protein MKILVALAVFFLVSTQLFAEEIGANDDLNYWSDWSDSDQIKEELPEPFEHLLQRIARRPKPQQFFGLMGKRDADSSIEKQVALLKALYGHGQISHKMAYERSAMQNYERRRK, encoded by the exons ATGAAAATCCTCGTGGCCTTGGCCGTCTTTTTTCTCGTCTCCACTCAACTCTTTGCAGAAGAAATCGGAGCCAACGATGATCTGAATTACTGGTCCGACTGGTCCGACAGCGACCAGATCAAG GAGGAGCTGCCCGAGCCCTTTGAGCATCTCCTGCAGAGAATCGCCCGGAGACCCAAGCCTCAGCAGTTCTTCGGATTAATGGGCAAACGGGATGCTG ATTCCTCAATTGAAAAACAAGTGGCCCTGTTAAAAGCTCTTTATG gaCATGGCCAGATCTCTCATAAAA tgGCTTATGAAAGGAGCGCAATGCAGAATTATGAAAGAAGACGCAAATAA
- the TAC1 gene encoding protachykinin-1 isoform X2, with product MKILVALAVFFLVSTQLFAEEIGANDDLNYWSDWSDSDQIKEELPEPFEHLLQRIARRPKPQQFFGLMGKRDAGHGQISHKRHKTDSFVGLMGKRALNSVAYERSAMQNYERRRK from the exons ATGAAAATCCTCGTGGCCTTGGCCGTCTTTTTTCTCGTCTCCACTCAACTCTTTGCAGAAGAAATCGGAGCCAACGATGATCTGAATTACTGGTCCGACTGGTCCGACAGCGACCAGATCAAG GAGGAGCTGCCCGAGCCCTTTGAGCATCTCCTGCAGAGAATCGCCCGGAGACCCAAGCCTCAGCAGTTCTTCGGATTAATGGGCAAACGGGATGCTG gaCATGGCCAGATCTCTCATAAAA GGCATAAAACAGATTCCTTTGTTGGACTAATGGGCAAAAGAGCTTTAAATTCTG tgGCTTATGAAAGGAGCGCAATGCAGAATTATGAAAGAAGACGCAAATAA
- the LOC121475036 gene encoding LOW QUALITY PROTEIN: transketolase-like (The sequence of the model RefSeq protein was modified relative to this genomic sequence to represent the inferred CDS: substituted 1 base at 1 genomic stop codon), whose amino-acid sequence MAGRDPRTEINWQKGLPSSPSVTSSKGHAAPILYTIWAEAGFLPEEELLNLRKITSDLDGHPVPKQAFTDVATGSLGQGLGAACGMAYTGKYFDKASYRLYXVMGDGELSEGAVWEAEAFASIYKLDHLIAILDINRLGQSDPTPLQHQVDIYQKHCESFGWHAVIVDGHSVEELCKAFGQAKHQPTAIIAKTFKGRGIPGIEDKDAWHGKPLPQNMADQIVQEIHNQIQSQKKILMTPPQEDAPSVNISNIHMPSPPSYKVGDKIATRKAYGQALAKLGHAHDCIIALDGDTKNSTFSEIFRKKHPDRFIECYIAEQNMVSVAVGCATCNRTVPFCSTFGAFFTRVFDQIRMAAISESNINFCGSHCGMSIGEDGPSQMALEDLAMFRSIPTAMIFYPSDGVSTEKAVELAANTKGICFIRTSRPENAIIYNNNEDFQIKQAQVVLKSKDDQVTVIGAGVTLHEALAAADLLKKEKINICVLDPFTIKPLDRNLILESAHATKGRIVTMEDHYYEGGIGEAVSSVVVGEPGITISRLAVGEVPRSGKPAELLKMFGIDRDAIAQAVRDLVAKA is encoded by the coding sequence gggcttccttcttcgccTTCGGTGACATCTTCCAAGGGCCACGCGGCTCCTATCCTGTACACCATCTGGGCTGAGGCTGGCTTCCTGCCCGAGGAGGAGCTGCTGAACCTGAGGAAGATCACCTCTGACTTGGACGGGCACCCCGTCCCGAAACAAGCTTTCACCGACGTGGCCACTGGCTCCCTGGGCCAGGGCCTTGGAGCCGCTTGCGGGATGGCCTACACAGGCAAGTACTTTGACAAAGCCAGCTACCGCCTCTACTGAGTGATGGGAGACGGGGAGCTGTCGGAGGGCGCCGTGTGGGAGGCCGAGGCTTTTGCCAGCATCTACAAACTGGACCACCTGATTGCCATTCTTGACATCAACCGCCTGGGCCAGAGCGACCCCACCCCACTGCAACACCAGGTGGACATCTACCAGAAGCATTGTGAGTCCTTCGGCTGGCACGCCGTCATCGTGGACGGACACAGCGTGGAAGAGCTGTGCAAGGCCTTCGGCCAGGCCAAGCACCAGCCAACGGCCATCATCGCCAAGACCTTCAAGGGGCGGGGGATCCCAGGGATCGAGGATAAGGATGCTTGGCATGGGAAGCCCCTCCCCCAAAACATGGCTGATCAGATTGTCCAGGAAATACACAACCAGATCCAGAGCCAAAAGAAGATCCTCATGACTCCCCCACAAGAGGATGCCCCTTCTGTGAACATTTCCAACATCCACATGCCAAGCCCACCCAGCTATAAAGTTGGGGACAAGATAGCCACCCGCAAGGCCTATGGACAGGCCCTGGCCAAGCTGGGCCATGCCCATGATTGCATCATCGCCCTGGATGGGGACACCAAGAATTCCACCTTCTCAGAGATCTTCAGAAAGAAGCACCCAGACCGCTTCATTGAGTGCTATATTGCTGAGCAGAACATGGTCAGTGTCGCGGTAGGCTGTGCCACATGCAACAGGACGGTGCCCTTCTGCAGCACTTTTGGTGCCTTCTTCACACGGGTCTTTGATCAGATTCGCATGGCGGCCATCTCTGAGAGCAACATCAACTTCTGTGGCTCCCACTGTGGTATGTCCATTGGGGAAGATGGGCCGTCTCAGATGGCTCTGGAAGATCTGGCCATGTTTCGGTCCATCCCCACTGCTATGATCTTTTACCCAAGCGACGGGGTGTCTACAGAGAAGGCGGTGGAATTAGCAGCCAATACAAAGGGCATCTGCTTCATCCGGACCAGCCGCCCAGAAAACGCCATCATCTATAACAACAATGAAGATTTCCAAATCAAACAAGCCCAGGTCGTCCTGAAGAGCAAGGATGACCAGGTGACTGTGATTGGGGCTGGAGTGACCCTACACGAGGCCTTGGCTGCTGCTGACctgctgaagaaagagaagatcaACATTTGTGTGTTGGACCCCTTCACCATCAAGCCCCTGGACAGAAATCTCATTCTTGAAAGTGCCCATGCGACCAAGGGCAGGATCGTCACCATGGAGGACCATTACTATGAAGGTGGCATAGGTGAGGCAGTGTCCTCTGTGGTGGTGGGTGAGCCTGGCATCACCATCTCCCGCCTTGCAGTTGGCGAGGTACCAAGAAGCGGGAAGCCAGCTGAGCTGCTGAAGATGTTTGGCATTGACAGGGATGCCATTGCACAAGCTGTGAGGGACCTTGTCGCCAAGGCCTAG
- the TAC1 gene encoding protachykinin-1 isoform X1 has protein sequence MKILVALAVFFLVSTQLFAEEIGANDDLNYWSDWSDSDQIKEELPEPFEHLLQRIARRPKPQQFFGLMGKRDADSSIEKQVALLKALYGHGQISHKRHKTDSFVGLMGKRALNSVAYERSAMQNYERRRK, from the exons ATGAAAATCCTCGTGGCCTTGGCCGTCTTTTTTCTCGTCTCCACTCAACTCTTTGCAGAAGAAATCGGAGCCAACGATGATCTGAATTACTGGTCCGACTGGTCCGACAGCGACCAGATCAAG GAGGAGCTGCCCGAGCCCTTTGAGCATCTCCTGCAGAGAATCGCCCGGAGACCCAAGCCTCAGCAGTTCTTCGGATTAATGGGCAAACGGGATGCTG ATTCCTCAATTGAAAAACAAGTGGCCCTGTTAAAAGCTCTTTATG gaCATGGCCAGATCTCTCATAAAA GGCATAAAACAGATTCCTTTGTTGGACTAATGGGCAAAAGAGCTTTAAATTCTG tgGCTTATGAAAGGAGCGCAATGCAGAATTATGAAAGAAGACGCAAATAA
- the TAC1 gene encoding protachykinin-1 isoform X4, translated as MKILVALAVFFLVSTQLFAEEIGANDDLNYWSDWSDSDQIKEELPEPFEHLLQRIARRPKPQQFFGLMGKRDAGHGQISHKMAYERSAMQNYERRRK; from the exons ATGAAAATCCTCGTGGCCTTGGCCGTCTTTTTTCTCGTCTCCACTCAACTCTTTGCAGAAGAAATCGGAGCCAACGATGATCTGAATTACTGGTCCGACTGGTCCGACAGCGACCAGATCAAG GAGGAGCTGCCCGAGCCCTTTGAGCATCTCCTGCAGAGAATCGCCCGGAGACCCAAGCCTCAGCAGTTCTTCGGATTAATGGGCAAACGGGATGCTG gaCATGGCCAGATCTCTCATAAAA tgGCTTATGAAAGGAGCGCAATGCAGAATTATGAAAGAAGACGCAAATAA